A stretch of Sphaerisporangium siamense DNA encodes these proteins:
- a CDS encoding ParA family protein, with amino-acid sequence MSAQHPRRVVVGNHKGGAGKTAYTVNTAAAVASFGRRVLVVDLDPQANASRRLGFRWDPAEPVPTIAEAIKADARGVAADAIYPCGWEQDIAERIDLIPARFDLENRISEAGVVGAVWRLRKALEDVDDGYDVVLLDCPPSLGHLTQLALAAGHVAVCTVEPEYDSVEGAVRFRDFIAERAADVGNPGLPLIGYVVSRVRGNIGAHAYQLDGLPELFGDRVWTPYVPERAPVKDAGDAAIPLRALGRSNASEMAFLFEELAKRLLAELGRPVTAVA; translated from the coding sequence ATGAGCGCACAACATCCTCGCCGTGTGGTGGTGGGCAACCACAAGGGCGGGGCGGGCAAGACCGCCTACACGGTGAACACCGCCGCCGCCGTGGCCTCCTTCGGCCGTCGCGTCCTGGTGGTCGACCTCGACCCGCAGGCCAACGCCTCCCGGCGTCTGGGGTTTCGCTGGGACCCCGCCGAGCCCGTCCCCACGATCGCCGAGGCCATCAAGGCCGACGCCCGCGGCGTCGCCGCCGACGCCATCTACCCCTGCGGGTGGGAACAGGACATCGCCGAACGCATCGACCTCATTCCGGCCCGGTTCGACCTGGAGAACCGCATCTCCGAGGCGGGTGTCGTCGGCGCGGTGTGGCGCCTGCGCAAGGCCCTGGAGGACGTGGACGACGGCTACGACGTCGTCCTGCTGGACTGCCCGCCCAGCCTCGGCCACTTGACCCAGCTCGCCTTGGCCGCCGGCCACGTCGCGGTCTGCACGGTCGAACCCGAGTACGACAGCGTCGAGGGCGCGGTGCGCTTCCGCGACTTCATCGCCGAGCGGGCCGCCGACGTCGGCAACCCGGGCCTGCCGCTGATCGGCTACGTGGTCTCACGGGTGCGCGGCAACATCGGCGCGCACGCCTACCAGCTCGACGGCCTGCCGGAGCTGTTCGGCGATCGGGTGTGGACGCCATACGTCCCCGAGCGCGCCCCGGTGAAGGATGCCGGCGACGCGGCGATCCCGCTGCGGGCTCTTGGCCGCTCCAACGCCTCGGAGATGGCATTCCTCTTTGAGGAGCTGGCCAAGCGGCTTCTGGCCGAACTGGGCCGGCCTGTGACGGCAGTGGCATGA
- a CDS encoding NUDIX domain-containing protein, whose amino-acid sequence MTTYTHPDVLTRGVAEGWADPTTDPARIDWAPRQAAALVPFEVVDGRPLNPAAPTGIRYGRGELGHWGEQVCADAIANLYDEDGHRWIAMIRRGDGHGWAIPGGKADPGEEPTATAIRELAEETGLVLGEHNAICIALPARLVPDPRQSDEAWMVTVPVRAHMGTRYRDLFPTLTGADDADRAEWVRADTFEDLNEHLALLGGRLFAAHREMLAELLAQTLHSPATKGSR is encoded by the coding sequence GTGACCACCTACACCCATCCCGACGTCCTCACCCGCGGCGTCGCCGAGGGCTGGGCCGACCCCACCACCGACCCGGCCCGCATCGACTGGGCGCCCCGGCAGGCCGCCGCCCTGGTCCCGTTCGAGGTCGTCGACGGCCGCCCGCTCAACCCGGCCGCGCCGACCGGGATCCGCTACGGCCGGGGCGAGCTTGGGCACTGGGGAGAGCAGGTCTGCGCCGACGCCATCGCCAATCTCTACGACGAGGACGGCCACCGGTGGATCGCCATGATCCGGCGCGGGGACGGCCACGGATGGGCGATCCCCGGTGGCAAAGCGGACCCCGGCGAGGAGCCGACCGCGACGGCGATCCGCGAGCTGGCCGAGGAGACCGGGCTCGTCCTCGGGGAGCACAACGCCATCTGCATCGCGCTCCCGGCCCGTCTCGTCCCCGACCCGCGCCAGAGCGACGAGGCGTGGATGGTCACCGTGCCCGTCCGCGCGCACATGGGCACCCGCTACCGCGACCTGTTCCCCACGCTGACCGGCGCCGACGACGCCGACCGCGCCGAATGGGTGCGCGCCGACACCTTCGAGGACCTCAACGAGCACCTGGCGCTCCTCGGCGGCCGGCTGTTCGCCGCCCATCGGGAGATGCTCGCCGAGCTGCTCGCCCAGACGCTGCACTCCCCGGCCACGAAGGGATCGCGATGA
- a CDS encoding Pycsar system effector family protein has product MPTTPAARRSLARTLGLNRPFTALTLTALAVLVIATAAEADALYGVACVLALLAQGGLWGTVALLAAAVAVLLAVIRPSLPRDGGTGFVAHAALTAEQLLEVLGREQAAPGRQAADVVRLSVIALAKYRRIRTATHLMYAALAVLVATLPAGVLA; this is encoded by the coding sequence ATGCCCACCACGCCCGCCGCTCGCCGTTCCCTCGCCCGGACGCTCGGCCTCAACCGGCCCTTCACCGCCCTGACCCTGACGGCGCTCGCCGTGCTGGTCATCGCCACCGCCGCCGAGGCCGACGCGCTGTACGGGGTCGCCTGCGTCCTGGCCCTGCTCGCCCAAGGCGGGCTGTGGGGCACGGTGGCGCTGCTGGCCGCCGCGGTCGCGGTGCTGCTGGCTGTAATCCGCCCGTCCCTGCCCCGCGACGGCGGGACGGGCTTCGTCGCCCACGCCGCCCTCACCGCCGAGCAGCTGCTGGAGGTCCTGGGCCGCGAGCAGGCCGCTCCCGGCCGCCAGGCCGCCGACGTCGTGCGCCTGTCGGTCATCGCGCTGGCCAAGTACCGGCGCATCCGCACCGCCACCCACCTGATGTACGCCGCGCTCGCCGTCCTGGTCGCCACCCTGCCCGCCGGCGTCCTGGCCTGA
- a CDS encoding Pycsar system effector family protein produces MTAQTTAATPIEVLCSLEAEAAAVRAELARTDSKAAMLLGFAGTGFSLLAAIGAAVTTRLPLLAQGGLWGTVALLAAAVAVLLAVIRPSLPRDGGTGFVAHAALTAEQLLEVLGREQAAPGRQAADVVRLSVIALAKYRRIRTATHLMYAALAVLVATLPAGVLA; encoded by the coding sequence ATGACCGCTCAGACCACCGCCGCGACGCCGATCGAGGTGCTGTGCTCGCTGGAGGCCGAGGCCGCCGCGGTGCGCGCCGAGCTGGCCCGCACCGACAGCAAGGCCGCGATGCTGCTGGGATTCGCCGGCACCGGCTTCTCGCTGCTGGCCGCGATCGGCGCCGCCGTCACCACCCGCCTGCCCCTGCTCGCCCAAGGCGGGCTGTGGGGCACGGTGGCGCTGCTGGCCGCCGCGGTCGCGGTGCTGCTGGCTGTAATCCGCCCGTCCCTGCCCCGCGACGGCGGGACGGGCTTCGTCGCCCACGCCGCCCTCACCGCCGAGCAGCTGCTGGAGGTCCTGGGCCGCGAGCAGGCCGCTCCCGGCCGCCAGGCCGCCGACGTCGTGCGCCTGTCGGTCATCGCGCTGGCCAAGTACCGGCGCATCCGCACCGCCACCCACCTGATGTACGCCGCGCTCGCCGTCCTGGTCGCCACCCTGCCCGCCGGCGTCCTGGCCTGA